In Rhodothermales bacterium, the genomic window GGCCGGCGATCATGAACCAGCGGGTGGTCGTGACCACGAATCCATTCTCGTCGTGACCCACAGCTCCGTAGACTGTGATGCCGTACTCTCGTGCTACGAGTCGACGATTTCGATTTCCCGAAACGGCTGACTGATGGGCCTCACCAGCCAACCCGCTGAGACTCAATTGCTGGTTGCGCCGTCGTGATGCCAACGGCTCCCTGGAGGTCATCGGCTCGAATCGTTCCTGAGACGGCACTAACTTCCACCATCAGTGCGCCACGACCAATTGGACAATCGTATGAGAATCAGCCTGCCGGCACTCCTTCTATCCTGCACGATGTTCGTTGCCGCCGCCTGCGGCCAGGAACAACAGATGTCAACCGAGGATTACGAGCCGCGATCAACGCTCGTGGTTCCGCAGCATGAAGTCACGAAGGCCCGCTACCCTTTCATTGAGGTCCACAGCCATCAATGGGGCATGGCTGATTGGTCAGCCGGACGTCTCGACACGCTCGTCTTGAATATGGACTCGCTGAATCTCGCGGTCTTGATCAACCTGAGTGGGAGGTCGGGCGAAGATCTGGTAGGCGCGGCTGAGAAAGTTCGCTCCACGTATCCCGGTCGCATTCTCCACTTCGCGAACATCAGCTTCGACGGAATCGACGAGCCGGACTGGGCCGAGCGAACAGTCGCGCAACTTGAACGAGACGTTGACAATGGCGCTGTCGGCCTGAAGATCTACAAGAGCCTTGGCCTGAGCGTCGTGGACTCAAGCGGTGAGCTTATTGCGGTTGACGATCCGCGGATAGATCCCGTCTGGAGAAAGTGCGGCGATCTCGGGATCCCCGTGCTGATTCACACGGCCGAGCCGGCCCCACTCTTCGAACCACACGATCGATTCAACGAGCGGTGGCTGGAGCTGAAGCAGCGGCCGGAGCGACATCGCCCGCCCGATCAGTATCCGTCGTGGGAGCAGATGATCGCCGAGCAACACAACGTATTCCGCAAACACCCCGAAACGACTTTCATCAATGCCCACCTCGGATGGCTTGGCAATGACCTCGGTCGCCTGGGACAACTGTTTGACGAACTCCCGAATGTCTACACAGAAACGGGTGCCGTTCTCGCGGAACTCGGCCGCCAACCACGATCAGCCCGCGAGTTTCTGATCAAGTACCAGGACCGAGTGATGTTCGGCAAAGACGCGTGGGCACCGGACGAATACCATGTCTACTTCCGGGCGTTCGAGACGGCTGACGAATACTTCGATTACTATCGCAAACGGCATGCACACTGGAAGATCTACGGACTGGATCTGCCCGACGAAGTCCTTCGCCATCTCTATTACAAGAACGCGCTGCGACTGATACCGGGCATTGACCTGTCCCTGTTTCCTCAGGAATAGGCTGTTTCCCGCCGTAGTTCGTCTCGTTCGTAAAGCAAACGCCAGATCACGTCGATATAAACAGACACGATCACACTTCCTTTCAATGCTCACCACGCGCATACTCTCGCTTGCGATTCTTGCGATCGCGCTTGTCAGCGTCAGCGGCTGCGACTCGACCGGCAACGCGAGTTCGGTGCTGGTTGCACCCACGCTTCGCGGACCTACGGAAGCCGCAAGTTTTCCCGCTCAGTCGCTGGTGGAGTTCTCGTGGGAGCCGGTCGATGAAGCATCGTTCTACGAAATCGCAATCGAGTACGAC contains:
- a CDS encoding amidohydrolase family protein; the encoded protein is MRISLPALLLSCTMFVAAACGQEQQMSTEDYEPRSTLVVPQHEVTKARYPFIEVHSHQWGMADWSAGRLDTLVLNMDSLNLAVLINLSGRSGEDLVGAAEKVRSTYPGRILHFANISFDGIDEPDWAERTVAQLERDVDNGAVGLKIYKSLGLSVVDSSGELIAVDDPRIDPVWRKCGDLGIPVLIHTAEPAPLFEPHDRFNERWLELKQRPERHRPPDQYPSWEQMIAEQHNVFRKHPETTFINAHLGWLGNDLGRLGQLFDELPNVYTETGAVLAELGRQPRSAREFLIKYQDRVMFGKDAWAPDEYHVYFRAFETADEYFDYYRKRHAHWKIYGLDLPDEVLRHLYYKNALRLIPGIDLSLFPQE